Proteins encoded by one window of Porphyromonas vaginalis:
- a CDS encoding potassium/proton antiporter yields the protein MLLSTETFLIIGSIVIFVGILLGKVGARFGVPALLLFLLTGMLFGVDGIGIHFSNMRGVQSIGIVALSIILFSGGMGTKLSQIRPVIGEGIALSTIGVLLTTLFTGLLIFCVTHYLFASLTFSLPIAILLAATMSSTDSASVFAILRSQRVHLKENLKPLLELESGSNDPMAYMITVALIGFVMGGDTSLWSVAGSLVLQFLFGTIGGFFFGWLCVKMLNNLNIQNEVLYPIALLCLVMITYVSTWYIGGNGYLAVYIAGIYLGNSKITARRSVYGFFDGITWLVQIVLFIMLGLLVNPSDMLPVLVPTLIMAVLMMFVARPLACFVTLLPFRQRSFKARLFTSWVGLRGAAPILFATYPVLAEVPQSNHIFTIVFVITLVSLICQGMTITPVARALHLAEPAPPEGYFMGVEIPEETNTSMEERIVVEEMLSEGHLLKDLALNPDELVILVRRNDRYIVPKGGLHLHPNDILLIVSERNEPDRQYLEIPTADLFTRLRKTLGQVTIHKGKKRSDS from the coding sequence ATGCTTCTATCCACTGAGACCTTTTTAATTATTGGTTCCATCGTCATCTTTGTCGGTATCCTACTAGGTAAGGTAGGAGCCCGCTTTGGAGTACCAGCCCTGCTCCTCTTCTTGCTGACGGGTATGCTCTTTGGCGTAGATGGTATCGGTATACATTTTAGCAATATGCGGGGCGTGCAGTCCATCGGTATTGTGGCACTCTCGATCATTCTTTTTTCCGGTGGTATGGGTACCAAGCTCTCGCAGATACGTCCCGTCATAGGCGAGGGTATCGCTCTGAGTACCATAGGCGTGCTGCTCACGACGCTCTTCACAGGACTACTCATCTTCTGCGTGACACACTACCTCTTTGCCTCGCTCACCTTCTCGCTACCTATCGCTATCCTACTAGCGGCCACGATGTCCAGTACCGACTCTGCTTCGGTCTTTGCGATCTTACGCTCGCAGCGTGTGCATCTTAAGGAAAACCTCAAGCCACTCCTAGAGCTAGAGAGCGGTAGCAACGACCCGATGGCCTATATGATTACCGTCGCACTCATTGGCTTCGTCATGGGGGGCGACACCTCCCTCTGGAGCGTGGCGGGGAGTCTCGTACTGCAGTTTCTCTTTGGCACCATCGGAGGCTTTTTCTTTGGCTGGCTATGCGTCAAGATGCTCAACAATCTGAACATTCAGAACGAAGTACTCTACCCCATAGCACTCCTTTGCCTCGTCATGATCACCTACGTGAGCACCTGGTATATAGGGGGCAATGGTTATCTAGCAGTCTATATAGCGGGCATCTATCTAGGTAATAGTAAGATCACAGCACGAAGGTCTGTGTACGGCTTCTTCGATGGTATCACCTGGCTGGTGCAGATCGTACTCTTCATCATGCTAGGACTACTGGTTAACCCGAGCGACATGCTCCCCGTATTGGTTCCGACGCTCATCATGGCTGTGCTGATGATGTTTGTAGCTCGTCCGCTCGCATGCTTCGTGACGCTACTCCCCTTTCGCCAGCGATCCTTCAAGGCTCGCCTCTTCACCTCTTGGGTCGGTCTGCGTGGAGCGGCGCCCATCCTCTTTGCTACCTATCCTGTACTAGCTGAGGTACCCCAGTCTAATCACATCTTCACTATCGTTTTTGTCATTACACTGGTATCACTCATCTGTCAGGGCATGACGATCACGCCCGTGGCTCGTGCGCTGCACCTCGCTGAGCCTGCTCCCCCTGAGGGCTACTTCATGGGTGTTGAGATCCCTGAGGAGACCAATACAAGCATGGAGGAGCGTATTGTCGTAGAGGAGATGCTCTCCGAGGGGCATCTGCTTAAGGATTTAGCACTCAATCCCGACGAACTGGTTATCCTCGTACGTCGTAATGATCGCTACATAGTGCCTAAGGGTGGACTACACCTGCACCCTAACGACATCCTCCTGATCGTCTCCGAGCGGAATGAGCCAGATCGTCAGTATCTAGAGATCCCTACTGCAGATCTCTTCACTCGCTTGAGGAAGACCCTCGGACAGGTCACTATCCACAAGGGTAAAAAGCGATCTGATAGTTAA